In the Flagellimonas sp. MMG031 genome, one interval contains:
- a CDS encoding TonB-dependent receptor: protein MSLNKNICLLFSTLLTLSLVSAQESPIQQKDSIITENLDEVVVTATRTVRQLSSLPLPVTLIPKEQINRSGVTRLNEILNEQTGIVMTPDATIGGGEGVQIQGIASDYVMILIDGVPVVGRSSGNLDLSRFAIGNIKQIEVVKGPSSSLFGSEALGGVINIITEKPNTDDISGQISHRAATFNNQNSTINLNQRKGDLGYSLFVDRLSTDGFDLTPNSEGQTVNPFFNYTLNGRVYFNVSDQLKAFASGRYFLQDFDIPSGTSEERDGNVHLRLDHELSKKSSFEYELYYTNYVTNEQTVDPINDEILLDNDFNQKLFRPEVRFNHAFSSDNTVTVGAGYNLENLERSLFAENITFNSQYVYAQYDFKPLEKLNIIAGARFDNHSEYNSQLSPKLSARYDLSAYWSVKGSVGSGFKAPDFRQLYLDFTNAAGGGYSVFGKEVEAAAIQRLQENDEVANLAVDPNDLGERLDAESSVGINLGVGFKKGQFRSDLNFFRNDFTNLIDTRILAAKTNGQNVFGYINRESVYTQGLEVDLQYKVLENLDLSAGYQLLYAFDKDKEDAIENGEVFARDQQTLETIRLDRSDYFGLENRSRHTLNFKAFYEVPEWGANANLRVVYRSSFGLTDRNGNDVLDELDNSFVDGYALVNLSFGKTFFKHYQLQLGANNLLDFQGSNPLASQDNEQLINPGIQLFARLNIQF, encoded by the coding sequence CACTTTTAACACTCAGCTTGGTCTCTGCCCAAGAATCTCCCATCCAACAAAAAGACTCCATTATCACCGAAAATCTGGATGAAGTGGTGGTTACGGCGACCCGAACGGTGCGCCAACTTTCCTCCCTCCCACTTCCTGTGACCTTGATTCCCAAGGAACAGATCAATCGTTCCGGGGTTACCCGATTAAATGAAATCTTGAATGAACAGACCGGTATTGTGATGACTCCCGATGCAACCATTGGTGGTGGCGAAGGGGTACAGATCCAAGGAATCGCTTCCGATTATGTCATGATATTGATAGACGGGGTTCCCGTAGTGGGCCGAAGCTCTGGAAATCTGGACTTGAGCCGTTTTGCCATTGGCAATATCAAACAGATTGAAGTGGTAAAGGGTCCCTCCTCCAGTCTTTTTGGTTCAGAAGCCCTGGGCGGGGTCATCAACATCATCACAGAAAAACCGAATACCGATGACATTAGCGGTCAAATCTCACATCGCGCGGCAACATTCAACAATCAAAATAGCACCATCAACCTGAATCAAAGAAAAGGGGACCTTGGCTACTCACTCTTTGTGGACCGATTGAGCACCGACGGTTTTGATCTGACTCCCAACTCGGAGGGGCAAACCGTGAATCCGTTTTTCAACTACACCTTAAATGGAAGGGTATACTTTAATGTGTCGGACCAACTCAAGGCTTTTGCATCTGGGCGTTACTTTCTTCAGGATTTCGACATCCCTTCAGGAACAAGCGAAGAGCGTGATGGCAATGTACACCTAAGATTAGATCATGAATTGAGCAAGAAATCCAGCTTCGAGTACGAGCTGTACTACACCAATTATGTCACCAACGAGCAAACGGTAGACCCTATTAACGATGAAATTCTGCTCGATAATGATTTCAACCAAAAACTCTTCCGTCCCGAAGTACGCTTTAACCACGCCTTCAGTTCGGATAACACGGTAACGGTGGGCGCCGGTTACAATCTTGAAAATTTGGAGCGTTCGCTTTTTGCGGAAAACATCACCTTCAACTCCCAATATGTTTACGCTCAATACGACTTTAAACCATTGGAAAAGCTAAATATTATCGCAGGTGCTCGCTTTGACAACCATAGTGAGTACAATTCCCAGCTCAGCCCAAAACTATCCGCCCGCTACGACCTTTCCGCATATTGGTCCGTAAAGGGCTCCGTGGGCAGTGGTTTTAAGGCCCCCGATTTCCGTCAGCTCTACCTCGACTTTACCAATGCCGCAGGTGGTGGCTATTCCGTTTTTGGAAAGGAAGTGGAAGCCGCAGCCATTCAACGCCTGCAGGAAAATGATGAAGTGGCCAACCTTGCCGTGGACCCCAACGACCTTGGGGAACGCTTGGACGCCGAAAGTTCAGTGGGCATCAACTTGGGGGTGGGCTTTAAAAAAGGACAATTTCGAAGTGATCTAAATTTCTTTCGAAACGACTTTACCAACCTAATCGATACCCGCATCTTGGCGGCCAAGACCAACGGACAAAATGTGTTCGGATACATCAACCGCGAAAGCGTGTACACCCAAGGTCTTGAGGTGGACCTTCAATACAAGGTTCTTGAAAATTTGGACCTGTCCGCAGGCTACCAATTGCTGTACGCATTCGACAAGGATAAGGAGGATGCCATCGAAAATGGAGAGGTCTTTGCCCGTGACCAGCAAACGTTGGAAACCATCCGATTGGACCGCAGCGATTACTTTGGGCTCGAAAACCGTTCGAGGCACACCCTCAACTTCAAAGCTTTTTACGAAGTGCCCGAATGGGGTGCCAACGCCAACCTACGCGTGGTGTACCGAAGCAGTTTTGGACTCACCGACCGTAATGGCAACGATGTGCTCGACGAACTGGACAACTCTTTTGTGGATGGCTACGCCCTAGTGAACCTTTCCTTCGGAAAAACATTTTTTAAACACTACCAATTGCAACTGGGCGCCAATAATCTGTTGGACTTTCAAGGGTCCAATCCTTTGGCATCGCAGGACAATGAACAATTGATCAATCCCGGAATACAATTATTTGCAAGACTTAATATTCAATTTTAA